A single region of the Thermovirga sp. genome encodes:
- a CDS encoding rubrerythrin family protein, translating into MTKNKTTKNLEEAFSGESQANRKYLAFAKRADDEGDHQVGRLFRAVAEAETIHANSHLRAMGMIGTTAENLDAAIAGETYEFTSMYPPFIEEAAAEGEKQAERSFRLANEAEKVHAGLFRKARENLPSVESVDYYVCSVCGYIAEKEAPDICPICGAKKEAFKLVE; encoded by the coding sequence TTGACGAAGAACAAAACCACGAAAAACTTAGAGGAAGCTTTCAGCGGCGAATCGCAGGCCAACCGCAAGTACTTGGCCTTCGCTAAAAGAGCCGACGACGAGGGTGACCACCAGGTAGGCAGGCTTTTCAGGGCTGTCGCCGAGGCCGAAACCATCCATGCCAACTCCCACCTGCGGGCGATGGGAATGATCGGTACTACCGCCGAAAACCTCGATGCCGCCATCGCAGGCGAGACCTACGAGTTCACGAGCATGTACCCGCCCTTCATCGAAGAGGCCGCGGCGGAAGGGGAGAAGCAAGCCGAACGATCCTTCAGGCTGGCCAATGAGGCGGAAAAGGTTCATGCCGGCCTTTTCCGAAAAGCCAGGGAGAACCTGCCCTCCGTGGAAAGTGTCGATTATTATGTGTGTTCCGTCTGCGGATATATCGCCGAGAAAGAGGCGCCCGATATCTGCCCCATCTGCGGGGCGAAAAAAGAGGCTTTCAAGCTGGTCGAGTGA